Part of the Paenibacillus sp. FSL R7-0273 genome is shown below.
CAGGTCCACCCGGGAATCCCGGAAAGCCTCCGCCGGGTCCCGGCGCTGGAAAAAATCCCATATGTGATCGCTCCTTCCAATTGTTTAGGCATAATCATCATATGCATCCGCGGATGGATCGCTTGGGCGGATGCCCTGTTAAACACCCCGGACCGGCCGCTACAGCTTAAAGACAAGAGAAAAAAATAAACCGGCAGCCCCGCTTCTCGCGGGACCGCCGGTTTCATATGCAAGGCTGTTGCCTTAAAGCAAGGCCTTAGCTTTAGTGTGCAGGCTCCATCTCCATATCCGGAGCTGTAATGCTGTTAACGGCTGTGCTGTTGATCCATGAAAGCGCAAGTGTGCCCTCGCCCATGTGAACGCCTACAACGGGAACAAACGTCATGATTTCAGTACGGATAGAGGGTGAGATTTCCTTAATGACCGACTCCAGGCTCAGCGCCTCTTCAATATTGTTGGCATGCATAATGCAAATATCCTGGATCTGCCGGATATCCTTACGGAGGGTCTCCAGCAGGACCTGCTTCGTCTTCTTGTAGGTGCGGATTTTGTCCACAACGACAATTTTCCCCTCATCGAACTTCAGCAGCAGATGTATCCGCATCAGCTGGCCCAGCAGCAGCTGGGAGCCGGAGAGCCGCCCGCTGCGGTGCAGCTGGCTCAGGCTGGCCGGAATCAGATAGAAGGACATCTCTTTAATCATATCCCCGATTCTATCCTTAATCTCCAGTGCAGAGCAGCCTGCCTGCTGCCAGTGAACACCGCGGCGGATCATCTCACGAATCGGATAAGCACCTACCCTGGAATCAATACCGATGACATCAACGCCGGCGATGTCTGCCGCCTGCATCGAGGTATGAAACGTACCGCTTAGCTCGGAGGAGCAATGAATCGCAATAATCTCGTCATACTCTTCCTTCAGACGCTCGTATAGCTCTACAAATTCACCGATCGGCGGCTGGGAGCTGCCTGCCTTATCGCTCTTACGCATTTTTTCATAGAATTGATCAGCGCTGATATCTATATTTTCCTTATAACATTCATTATCAATAATTAGACGTAAAGGGATAATGTAAACATGGTTATTCTTGGCGAATTCAGAATCAATGGTGCTCGTGCTGTCGGTTACCCAGGCGATGGATTTCATAGTCATTACTCTCTTTCGTGAGGGATTTGATATTATTCGGAAGCGGCAGCCTTAATGATCTGCTTATGCGTAAATTATACAGGAAGCCAGGCGTCCGTATAGCGTTTACGTGAATATCCCTGCACTTTTTTTCAACTAAATTCGACATATCATCACATTATATATGATAGATATACCTATTAATGAACAGGCAGACTATGTTATGTAAATACAAAAAAATGGATAAACACCTGCTGTTTCTTAAAGAAAAGAGCCGCACAATTTCTGTGCAGCTCTTCCCGGTATTCAGCCTTCAAGCTCTGTATAAATTTGAAAGGTTACACCGAATTTATCTGTTACATCCCCAAACCCGGGGCTGAAGGCTTCCTCGCTAAAAGGTAAATTGACTGTACCGTCTACACGCAAAGCTTCATATATTTTTCTTGATTGCTCTACATCGTTTGTGGTAATGCAAATGGTTACACGCTTTCCATTTTCAACCGGAGTACCGCCAGGAGCATCCGAGAACATGAGCTCCGACCCGCCGATTTTCAGCTTGGCATGTGCCACAAGACTCCTCAGATCATCCGTAAACGTATCAGGCATGTCCGGCATTTCACCGTAAGTAGTAATAGAGAGAAGCTCCGCACCTATGGCCTGTTCATAAAAGTGAATCGCTTCCTTTGAGCGCCCCTCCAAAGTAATATAGGGGGTAAGTTTTACTGACATGATATGTTCCTCCTTGAGTTTGAATGGAATCAGATTTGTGATTCATTAGTATAGACGTTTCCGCAGCCGGAAAATCATCGGTAGGAATATCAAATCCTTAATTTCTTTTAAGTTCAGGAGGTAATCCGAAGCGGGCAAATAATTCAGAATCTATGAAGTGATGAATATGGGCAATCTTACCCTGGCTGATCTCCAGGACATGAATGGCCCACGGCGTTAAAGGCCCTTCTGCTCCAGCCGGAGCATACTGGGCAAAAGCGGGGCTATTCCCGTTAGCACGGACCGGCAC
Proteins encoded:
- a CDS encoding VOC family protein: MSVKLTPYITLEGRSKEAIHFYEQAIGAELLSITTYGEMPDMPDTFTDDLRSLVAHAKLKIGGSELMFSDAPGGTPVENGKRVTICITTNDVEQSRKIYEALRVDGTVNLPFSEEAFSPGFGDVTDKFGVTFQIYTELEG
- a CDS encoding DegV family protein — its product is MKSIAWVTDSTSTIDSEFAKNNHVYIIPLRLIIDNECYKENIDISADQFYEKMRKSDKAGSSQPPIGEFVELYERLKEEYDEIIAIHCSSELSGTFHTSMQAADIAGVDVIGIDSRVGAYPIREMIRRGVHWQQAGCSALEIKDRIGDMIKEMSFYLIPASLSQLHRSGRLSGSQLLLGQLMRIHLLLKFDEGKIVVVDKIRTYKKTKQVLLETLRKDIRQIQDICIMHANNIEEALSLESVIKEISPSIRTEIMTFVPVVGVHMGEGTLALSWINSTAVNSITAPDMEMEPAH